A stretch of Bacillus pseudomycoides DNA encodes these proteins:
- a CDS encoding DUF975 family protein yields MISDLKKAALSSLKDRWGLGVLSSFLYHVISRAGMFIIGFPLLLLGILLSETMNSSYSITGDEKLNAVGAFSYLLVFAALFICLIAVQGIMNYGYFKVTLRLAKKESTTIGELFEGFRKSNVFRSMKVIILMTVYTLLWSVLLIVPGIIKFISYSMAYYILLDHPEYTASEAIKKSQELMKGHKLDLFLLSLSFIGWFILGIIIGFFTLGIPFLWIYPYYITTVSHFYLNIVNRNTVMEEKTVI; encoded by the coding sequence GTGATTAGTGACTTAAAAAAAGCGGCCTTATCTTCATTAAAAGACAGATGGGGATTGGGGGTATTGTCATCGTTTCTTTATCATGTCATTTCCAGGGCTGGTATGTTTATTATAGGATTTCCACTGTTGTTACTGGGTATCTTATTAAGTGAAACAATGAATTCTAGTTATTCGATTACAGGAGACGAAAAGTTAAATGCAGTAGGTGCTTTTTCTTATTTACTTGTTTTCGCTGCTCTATTTATTTGTTTAATAGCTGTACAAGGCATTATGAATTATGGGTATTTTAAAGTTACATTGCGTTTAGCGAAAAAAGAATCTACTACAATTGGTGAGTTATTTGAAGGATTTCGAAAAAGTAATGTGTTTAGATCTATGAAGGTGATTATTTTAATGACTGTATACACACTTTTATGGAGTGTATTATTAATTGTACCAGGTATTATAAAATTTATCTCTTATTCTATGGCTTACTATATTTTGTTAGATCATCCAGAATATACAGCGAGTGAAGCAATTAAAAAGAGCCAAGAACTGATGAAAGGACATAAATTAGATTTATTCCTACTATCGTTAAGTTTTATCGGATGGTTTATTTTAGGGATTATCATCGGATTTTTTACACTTGGTATCCCGTTTCTTTGGATCTATCCATACTATATTACAACAGTATCGCATTTCTACTTGAATATAGTGAATAGGAATACTGTTATGGAGGAAAAAACAGTTATCTAG